The Poecilia reticulata strain Guanapo linkage group LG13, Guppy_female_1.0+MT, whole genome shotgun sequence genome has a segment encoding these proteins:
- the slc19a3a gene encoding thiamine transporter 1 isoform X1, translating to MESVKRLSSDWRYPTTLLCVYGFFSTVKPLEPFLIPFLTGPDKNLTTEQVNNQIFPVWTYSYLSVLVPVFLLTDWLRYKPVVVFQCVMLFITTALLRWTESVLAMQAMQFCYGVVTASDVAYFSFIYSVVDLKRYRKATSYSRSVQLLGYTVGSVLGQLLVSFDLMSYNNILVFTLVLTAVALVASCLLPMPQRSMFFHRKHSGQRAAEEGAKRQRGGSEDEERHSETSNTSLGDKGDTKEQRVEEDEDSEEIKGAASCSQVALQLWRDFRQCYSSRQLLYWSVWWAMATCGYNQTVNYVQVLWEHVQPSQNFSIYNGGVEAASNLLSKQKTDRSETVEKKEGAATAYGIGFTEVRWEQWGELALGGFSGLGAAALFLMTFAGNIWVCYATYTIFKCLYMLLITIAMYQIAADLSMERYALVFGANNFGALLLQTIITSVVVDSGALGLPIVPQFIIYASYFSVISVVFLIRGIFSVCKAQRIKKEQSSLNGRQSEICEEHKF from the exons ATGGAGAGTGTGAAAAGACTGAGCTCAGACTGGAGATATCCCACCACGTTGCTGTGCGTCTATGGATTCTTTAGCACGGTGAAGCCGCTGGAACCTTTCCTCATACCGTTCCTGACAGGACCAGACAAGAATCTGACCACTGAACAG GTCAACAACCAGATTTTTCCCGTGTGGACATACTCCTACCTGTCCGTGCTGGTGCCGGTCTTCCTGCTCACGGACTGGCTGCGCTACAAACCTGTGGTGGTCTTCCAGTGTGTGATGCTCTTCATCACCACGGCTCTGCTGAGGTGGACGGAGAGCGTGCTGGCCATGCAGGCCATGCAGTTCTGCTACGGGGTGGTGACAGCCAGCGACGTGGCCTATTTCTCCTTTATCTACAG CGTTGTAGATCTAAAAAGATACCGTAAGGCCACGTCTTACAGCCGCAGCGTCCAGCTCCTGGGATACACCGTGGGCTCGGTGCTGGGTCAGCTGCTCGTCAGCTTCGACCTCATGTCCTACAACAACATCCTCGTGTTCACTTTGGTGCTCACAGCCGTCGCACTCGTCGCCTCCTGCTTGCTGCCCATGCCACAGAGAAGCATGTTCTTCCACAGAAAACATTCTGGACAGAGAGCGGCAGAGGAAGGCGCAAAGAGGCAAAGGGGTGGCTCTGAGGATGAAGAACGCCACTCAGAAACATCAAATACATCCCTGGGAGACAAAGGAGATACGAAGGAGCAGCGGGTTGAGGAGGACGAGGATTCGGAGGAGATAAAAGGGGCGGCGTCCTGCAGCCAGGTCGCTCTGCAGCTATGGAGAGATTTCCGCCAGTGTTATTCCTCCAGACAGCTGTTGTACTGGTCAGTGTGGTGGGCGATGGCCACATGTGGCTATAACCAGACTGTCAACTATGTACAG GTGCTGTGGGAGCACGTGCAGCCCTCTCAGAACTTCAGCATTTACAACGGAGGTGTGGAGGCAGCGTCAAACTTGTTAAGTAagcagaaaacagacagaagtgAAACTGTCGAAAAAAAGGAAG GTGCAGCAACTGCCTATGGCATAGGCTTCACAGAGGTGAGGTGGGAGCAGTGGGGGGAGCTGGCCCTGGGTGGCTTCTCGGGACTGGGAGCTGCTGCATTATTTCTCATGACTTTCGCCGGAAACATCTGGGTCTGCTACGCCACCTACACCATCTTCAAGTGCCTGTACATGCTCCTGATAACAATAGCCAT GTATCAAATCGCAGCCGACCTGTCGATGGAAAGGTACGCTCTGGTGTTTGGGGCCAACAACTTTGGAGCTCTGCTTCTGCAGACAATCATCACTTCCGTGGTGGTTGACAGCGGAGCGCTGGGCCTTCCCATCGTTCCTCAG TTCATCATTTATGCCAGCTACTTCTCAGTCATCTCTGTGGTTTTTCTGATTCGGGGAATATTTAGCGTCTGTAAAGCGCAGAGGATAAAAAAGGAACAGTCGTCTTTAAATGGAAGACAATCTGAAATCTGCGAGGAACACAAGTTCTGA
- the slc19a3a gene encoding thiamine transporter 1 isoform X2: protein MESVKRLSSDWRYPTTLLCVYGFFSTVKPLEPFLIPFLTGPDKNLTTEQVNNQIFPVWTYSYLSVLVPVFLLTDWLRYKPVVVFQCVMLFITTALLRWTESVLAMQAMQFCYGVVTASDVAYFSFIYSVVDLKRYRKATSYSRSVQLLGYTVGSVLGQLLVSFDLMSYNNILVFTLVLTAVALVASCLLPMPQRSMFFHRKHSGQRAAEEGAKRQRGGSEDEERHSETSNTSLGDKGDTKEQRVEEDEDSEEIKGAASCSQVALQLWRDFRQCYSSRQLLYWSVWWAMATCGYNQTVNYVQVLWEHVQPSQNFSIYNGGVEAASNLLSAATAYGIGFTEVRWEQWGELALGGFSGLGAAALFLMTFAGNIWVCYATYTIFKCLYMLLITIAMYQIAADLSMERYALVFGANNFGALLLQTIITSVVVDSGALGLPIVPQFIIYASYFSVISVVFLIRGIFSVCKAQRIKKEQSSLNGRQSEICEEHKF, encoded by the exons ATGGAGAGTGTGAAAAGACTGAGCTCAGACTGGAGATATCCCACCACGTTGCTGTGCGTCTATGGATTCTTTAGCACGGTGAAGCCGCTGGAACCTTTCCTCATACCGTTCCTGACAGGACCAGACAAGAATCTGACCACTGAACAG GTCAACAACCAGATTTTTCCCGTGTGGACATACTCCTACCTGTCCGTGCTGGTGCCGGTCTTCCTGCTCACGGACTGGCTGCGCTACAAACCTGTGGTGGTCTTCCAGTGTGTGATGCTCTTCATCACCACGGCTCTGCTGAGGTGGACGGAGAGCGTGCTGGCCATGCAGGCCATGCAGTTCTGCTACGGGGTGGTGACAGCCAGCGACGTGGCCTATTTCTCCTTTATCTACAG CGTTGTAGATCTAAAAAGATACCGTAAGGCCACGTCTTACAGCCGCAGCGTCCAGCTCCTGGGATACACCGTGGGCTCGGTGCTGGGTCAGCTGCTCGTCAGCTTCGACCTCATGTCCTACAACAACATCCTCGTGTTCACTTTGGTGCTCACAGCCGTCGCACTCGTCGCCTCCTGCTTGCTGCCCATGCCACAGAGAAGCATGTTCTTCCACAGAAAACATTCTGGACAGAGAGCGGCAGAGGAAGGCGCAAAGAGGCAAAGGGGTGGCTCTGAGGATGAAGAACGCCACTCAGAAACATCAAATACATCCCTGGGAGACAAAGGAGATACGAAGGAGCAGCGGGTTGAGGAGGACGAGGATTCGGAGGAGATAAAAGGGGCGGCGTCCTGCAGCCAGGTCGCTCTGCAGCTATGGAGAGATTTCCGCCAGTGTTATTCCTCCAGACAGCTGTTGTACTGGTCAGTGTGGTGGGCGATGGCCACATGTGGCTATAACCAGACTGTCAACTATGTACAG GTGCTGTGGGAGCACGTGCAGCCCTCTCAGAACTTCAGCATTTACAACGGAGGTGTGGAGGCAGCGTCAAACTTGTTAA GTGCAGCAACTGCCTATGGCATAGGCTTCACAGAGGTGAGGTGGGAGCAGTGGGGGGAGCTGGCCCTGGGTGGCTTCTCGGGACTGGGAGCTGCTGCATTATTTCTCATGACTTTCGCCGGAAACATCTGGGTCTGCTACGCCACCTACACCATCTTCAAGTGCCTGTACATGCTCCTGATAACAATAGCCAT GTATCAAATCGCAGCCGACCTGTCGATGGAAAGGTACGCTCTGGTGTTTGGGGCCAACAACTTTGGAGCTCTGCTTCTGCAGACAATCATCACTTCCGTGGTGGTTGACAGCGGAGCGCTGGGCCTTCCCATCGTTCCTCAG TTCATCATTTATGCCAGCTACTTCTCAGTCATCTCTGTGGTTTTTCTGATTCGGGGAATATTTAGCGTCTGTAAAGCGCAGAGGATAAAAAAGGAACAGTCGTCTTTAAATGGAAGACAATCTGAAATCTGCGAGGAACACAAGTTCTGA
- the daw1 gene encoding dynein assembly factor with WD repeat domains 1: protein MRLKRFLLRYYPPGIILEYERGGYLRTKSIDLLDLTPETNTDELVSEIRQSEPLITESRAEQVKELVLRLQQKQSQQDHHRFCFCKELKAHILPLTNIAFDKSGSRFITGSYDRTCRVWDTASGAELHTLEGHRNVVYAIAFNNPYGDKIATGSFDKTCKLWCAETGKCFHTFCGHRAEIVCLAFNPQSTLVATGSMDATAKLWDVESGEEVATLTGHTVDVLSLCFNTVGNHLVTGSFDYTVAIWDVASKRRVHTLIGHMGEISNVQFNWDCSLIASGSTDKTCKLWDAVSGKCVATLVGHTKEVLDVCFDLSGQLIATASADGSAKIFNAATHQCLATLKGHGGEISKICFSPQGSRVLTASSDKTARLWDVQSGACLQILEGHTDEIFSCTFNYEGDTIITGSKDNTCRIWY, encoded by the exons ATGAGACTCAAGCGGTTTCTTCTCAGATATTATCCACCCG GTATAATCCTGGAATATGAGCGAGGAGGATATTTGAGGACCAAATCCATCGATCTTCTGGATTTGACACCTGA aacaaacacAGATGAGCTGGTGTCAGAAATCAGACAATCAGAGCCTCTGATCACAGAGTCCCGGGCCGAACAGGTCAAAGAGTTGGTTCTCCGACTCCAACAGAAACAGAGTCAGCAGGACCACCACAGGTTCTGTTTCTGCAAG GAGCTGAAGGCACACATACTGCCTCTGACCAATATTGCCTTTGATAAATCTGGATCAAG GTTCATAACTGGAAGTTATGACAGAACATGTAGAGTTTGGGACACCGCCTCCGGTGCAGAGCTGCACACACTCGAGGGTCACAGGAACGTTGTATATGCAATCGCGTTCAACAATCCCTATGG AGACAAGATTGCCACAGGCTCTTTCGACAAGACCTGCAAACTGTGGTGTGCCGAGACGGgcaaatgttttcatactttttGTGGACACCGGGCTGAAATA GTGTGTCTGGCATTCAACCCTCAGAGTACACTGGTGGCCACAGGCAGCATGGATGCCACCGCAAAGCTGTGGGATGTGGAAAGTGGCGAGGAGGTGGCCACACTGACT GGCCACACCGTAGATGTCCTCTCTTTGTGCTTTAACACTGTTGGCAATCATCTTGTCACTGGCTCCTTTGATTACACAGTTGCTATATGGGATGTTGCTTCCAAAAG ACGCGTTCACACTTTGATCGGTCACATGGGAGAAATAAGTAACGTTCAGTTTAACTGGGATTGTTCTCTCATAGCCTCTGGTTCCACTGACAAGACCTGTAAG ctGTGGGACGCTGTCAGTGGGAAATGTGTGGCCACCCTAGTCGGACATACAAAGGAGGTGTTGGATGTGTGTTTTGATTTAAGCGGTCAGCTTATTGCTACAGCTTCCGCTGATG gttcagcaaaaatatttaatgcagCTACACATCAGTGTCTGGCGACACTGAAGGGCCACGGCGGGGAAATCTCCAAG ATTTGTTTCAGCCCCCAGGGCAGCAGGGTCCTGACGGCCAGCTCAGACAAGACAGCCCGGCTGTGGGACGTTCAGTCCGGAGCCTGCCTTCAAATCCTGGAGGGCCACACAGACGAGATCTTCTCCTGTACCTTCAACTACGAGGGGGACACCATCATTACAG GCAGCAAAGACAACACATGTCGGATCTGGTACTGA
- the slc19a3b gene encoding solute carrier family 19 member 3b, with the protein MGYWAKLKSSGWAYPTTVLSIYGFLANCRVAEPFLTPYLIGPNKNISEEVVTNYLFPVWTYSYLAFLFPVFLLTDFLKYKPVIMVQGLFLVSNYLLLSFAPGLPAMTFLQVNFGIVTSTEVAYFSYIYSVIPLKSYQKATSYLRSAMLTGYTFGASLGQMLVSLGGVDYFYLNAITLGIVCAAFLVSFWLPMPKRTMFFKTEAAVGSQSQKKGSLRNNRQRDSEADKDGESLEDKEMEHAGGAGCCSRESVITAGPLLWKSFKESYSSRHLVYWSLWWALATAGYMQIFNYIQLKWDHIEPSATSSVYNGAVEAVSSVVGAAAAFSVSFINVTWATWGELTLGLFSAVCSGAVYLMAFTSSIWACYAAYVLFKSCYMFLITITIFQIASNLSMECYALTFGINTFIALLLQTIVTVIVVDETALGLDIVTQFIIYGSYYAAISALFLIRGTYTACVHQRSVDQTETRGKEPGGEVISSERF; encoded by the exons ATGGGGTACTGGGCAAAACTGAAGTCTTCTGGATGGGCTTACCCCACCACCGTGCTGTCAATCTATGGCTTTCTTGCTAATTGCCGCGTAGCAGAGCCCTTCCTTACACCTTACCTAATTGGAccaaacaagaacatttctgaagaggTG GTGACCAACTATCTGTTTCCTGTTTGGACATACTCATACCTGGCCtttctttttccagttttcctcCTGACTGACTTTCTGAAGTACAAACCTGTCATTATGGTACAGGGACTCTTTCTTGTCAGTAATTATCTCTTGCTATCCTTTGCCCCTGGCCTGCCTGCAATGACCTTCCTTCAG GTCAACTTTGGAATAGTGACTTCCACGGAGGTCGCCTACTTCTCTTATATTTACAGCGTGATTCCACTGAAAAGCTATCAAAAAGCTACAAGTTACCTGCGCAGCGCCATGCTGACGGGATATACATTTGGTGCCAGCCTTGGCCAAATGCTTGTCTCCCTTGgag GAGTGGATTACTTCTACTTAAATGCCATAACTCTGGGGATTGTTTGCGCAGCTTTTCTAGTCTCTTTCTGGTTGCCCATGCCCAAAAGGACCATGTTCTTCAAAACGGAAGCGGCTGTGGGCTCCCAGTCGCAGAAAAAAGGGTCACTCAGAAACAACAGACAGAGAGATTCAGAGGCGGACAAGGATGGAGAATCCTTGGAGGACAAAGAGATGGAGCATGCTGGCGGTGCTGGCTGTTGCAGCAGAGAAAGTGTGATCACTGCAGGTCCCTTACTTTGGAAAAGCTTTAAGGAATCATACTCTTCTAG GCATTTAGTGTACTGGTCCTTGTGGTGGGCATTGGCCACGGCCGGCTACATGCAGATCTTTAACTACATCCAGCTTAAGTGGGACCATATAGAACCATCTGCCACGTCATCTGTCTATAACGGAGCTGTGGAAGCTGTGTCTTCTGTTGTTG GTGCCGCTGCAGCGTTCTCGGTGAGCTTCATCAATGTGACCTGGGCCACGTGGGGAGAGCTGACCCTGGGGCTCTTCTCGGCCGTGTGCTCAGGTGCTGTGTATCTGATGGCGTTCACCAGCAGTATCTGGGCGTGCTATGCCGCATATGTCTTATTCAAATCCTGCTACATGTTTCTCATTACCATCACAAT ATTCCAGATAGCATCCAACCTCTCCATGGAGTGTTACGCTTTGACGTTTGGGATCAACACGTTCATAGCCCTCTTACTGCAGACTATTGTCACGGTCATTGTTGTGGATGAAACCGCACTGGGACTGGACATTGTCACCCAG tttATCATATATGGCAGCTACTACGCTGCCATCTCAGCTCTCTTTCTGATCCGAGGGACCTACACCGCCTGCGTACATCAGCGATCTGTGGATCAGACAGAAACGAGAGGAAAAGAACCAGGTGGAGAGGTGATCTCTTCTGAACGTTTCTGA